A stretch of Apodemus sylvaticus chromosome 18, mApoSyl1.1, whole genome shotgun sequence DNA encodes these proteins:
- the Purg gene encoding purine-rich element-binding protein gamma isoform X1 has translation MERARRRGGGGGGSSGRGRGGKNVGGSGLSKSRLYPQAQHSHYPHYSASATPNQSGGASEIQELASKRVDIQKKRFYLDVKQSSRGRFLKIAEVWIGRGRQDNIRKSKLTLSLSVAAELKDCLGDFIEHYAHLGLKGHRQEHGQSKEQVSRRRQKHSAPSPPVSVGSEEHPHSVLKTDYIERDNRKYYLDLKENQRGRFLRIRQTMMRGTGMIGYFGHSLGQEQTIVLPAQGMIEFRDALVQLIEDYGEGDIEERRCGDEDPLELPEGTSFRVDNKRFYFDVGSNKYGIFLKVSEVRPPYRNTITVPFKAWTRFGENFIKYEEEMRKICNSHKEKRMDGRRASGEEQECLD, from the coding sequence ATGGAAAGAGCCAGGCGAAGGggaggcggtggcggcggcagcagcggccgTGGCCGCGGAGGCAAGAATGTAGGGGGCTCTGGCCTAAGCAAGAGTAGACTGTACCCCCAGGCCCAGCATTCTCACTACCCCCACTACTCCGCGTCAGCCACCCCTAATCAGTCTGGAGGCGCATCCGAAATCCAGGAGCTGGCCTCCAAACGAGTGGACATCCAGAAAAAGAGGTTTTACCTAGACGTAAAGCAAAGCTCCCGAGGCCGCTTCCTAAAGATAGCTGAAGTCTGGATAGGGAGAGGCCGACAGGACAATATCAGAAAGAGTAAACTGACCCTCTCCCTGTCAGTAGCAGCAGAACTGAAGGACTGTCTAGGCGACTTCATCGAGCACTATGCCCACCTGGGCCTGAAAGGCCACAGGCAGGAGCATGGCCAGAGCAAAGAACAAGTCTCCAGGAGGCGGCAGAAGCACTCTGCACCCTCCCCACCAGTTTCAGTGGGGTCAGAAGAGCATCCTCACAGTGTCCTCAAAACGGACTATATAGAGAGGGACAATAGGAAATACTACCTGGACCTAAAGGAGAATCAACGAGGTCGCTTCCTAAGGATTAGACAAACCATGATGCGGGGCACCGGCATGATAGGTTATTTTGGCCACAGTTTGGGCCAGGAACAGACTATTGTCCTCCCAGCGCAAGGTATGATTGAATTTCGTGATGCCTTGGTGCAGCTGATTGAAGACTATGGCGAAGGAGACATAGAAGAACGAAGGTGTGGAGACGAGGACCCACTTGAACTCCCAGAGGGGACCTCTTTCAGAGTGGACAATAAAAGGTTCTACTTTGATGTGGGCTCTAATAAATACGGAATTTTCCTGAAGGTAAGTGAGGTGAGGCCACCTTACCGTAATACTATTACTGTTCCGTTCAAAGCTTGGACAAGGTTTGGGGAGAATTTTATCAAGTATGAAGAAGAGATGAGGAAAATTTGCAACAGccataaagaaaagagaatggaTGGCCGTCGGGCCAGTGGTGAAGAACAAGAATGCCTGGACTAG